One window of Paenibacillus sp. FSL K6-3182 genomic DNA carries:
- a CDS encoding sugar ABC transporter permease — MTKLTIRTYSYLFLIPAFLIYFVFYLLPTVLSLFFSMTRWTLTDWNYIGFDNYVTFFSETALSIGFRNTLIYAVVTCGLKVILGLLLGAFLTSTVLFKNYLRSVIFFPTLLSTIAVGIAFSIMMHPSQGLINTSLAVFGIDGPDWLGNTKIALLSVALVDVWKGIGVATVIYIAGISAIPGEYYEALKIDGGSSMNAFRYITVPLSRPAMNSVIILSFIGGLRSFDLIWAMTKGGPGFTTDLIASIIYKQYQAGFYGLATAGNVILFVGVSLLAFPLYKYLTKSEVHL; from the coding sequence ATGACCAAGCTGACGATTCGGACTTACTCTTATTTATTTCTTATTCCCGCATTTCTGATCTACTTCGTCTTTTACTTGCTGCCAACGGTATTATCGCTCTTCTTCAGTATGACGCGTTGGACGCTCACCGATTGGAATTACATCGGCTTCGACAACTATGTCACTTTTTTCTCAGAGACGGCGCTCAGCATCGGCTTCCGAAACACGTTAATTTATGCGGTTGTAACCTGCGGCCTCAAGGTCATCCTTGGCCTATTGCTTGGTGCGTTTCTCACTTCTACCGTTTTATTTAAAAACTATTTGCGTTCTGTTATTTTCTTCCCAACACTGCTTAGCACGATCGCGGTCGGAATCGCCTTCTCAATTATGATGCATCCTTCGCAAGGGCTGATCAATACAAGTCTGGCTGTATTTGGTATTGACGGACCCGATTGGCTTGGCAATACAAAGATTGCGCTGTTGTCTGTTGCCTTAGTAGACGTATGGAAAGGTATAGGCGTTGCTACCGTTATTTATATCGCAGGCATTTCAGCCATTCCAGGCGAATATTACGAAGCGCTCAAAATCGATGGCGGGAGCAGCATGAACGCATTCCGGTATATTACCGTTCCCTTAAGCAGACCGGCGATGAATTCGGTCATTATACTCTCATTCATCGGAGGGCTCCGTTCCTTCGACCTGATCTGGGCCATGACGAAGGGGGGGCCGGGTTTCACGACCGACCTGATCGCCTCGATCATATACAAGCAGTATCAAGCGGGTTTTTATGGCCTAGCAACTGCGGGCAACGTCATCTTGTTTGTCGGTGTGTCACTGCTGGCGTTTCCTTTGTATAAGTACCTGACGAAAAGTGAGGTGCACTTATGA
- a CDS encoding carbohydrate ABC transporter permease — protein MSSEMSRVMNKGVGKPLNRGENRGISSAAKRIIVAAFSLMLSTAIFWIPFYFVIINSFKNQAESALMNMSWPKSFHILENYRDVLTAADHMLVRAFYNSMLLTVLSITVLIIVSAMAGFVLHRREGGRFSSFLNFLVLAGLMIPPAIVPTIWVLDSIGLFKTLAGITFVEVALHFPFAAILYKAFVATLPREIDESALIDGAGGGRLFFSIIFPLLKPVTSTIIVLESINVFNDFVNPLYFFPGSSNATVQLTLYNFMSRFTTSWNLLFADIVLISIPMLILFIFFNKKIVAGMTAGAIKG, from the coding sequence ATGAGCAGCGAAATGAGCCGAGTGATGAATAAAGGCGTGGGCAAACCGCTGAACCGCGGCGAAAACAGGGGGATAAGCAGCGCAGCTAAGAGGATTATCGTTGCCGCGTTCTCGCTGATGCTCAGCACCGCCATTTTTTGGATTCCTTTTTATTTTGTCATTATCAACTCTTTTAAAAATCAAGCCGAATCTGCACTTATGAATATGTCGTGGCCGAAATCATTTCATATTTTGGAAAATTACAGGGATGTGTTGACTGCTGCCGATCATATGCTTGTCCGCGCTTTTTATAACAGCATGCTGCTTACGGTATTATCGATCACTGTACTGATCATCGTCAGCGCGATGGCCGGATTTGTACTGCATCGCAGAGAAGGGGGGCGCTTTTCTTCCTTCTTAAACTTTCTAGTTTTGGCAGGTTTGATGATTCCGCCGGCGATCGTGCCTACGATCTGGGTACTCGACTCGATCGGCCTGTTCAAGACGCTGGCAGGCATCACTTTCGTGGAGGTTGCGCTGCACTTTCCGTTTGCAGCTATTTTGTACAAAGCGTTTGTGGCAACGCTGCCGCGTGAAATTGATGAGAGCGCCTTGATTGACGGCGCGGGCGGCGGGCGGCTGTTCTTTAGTATTATTTTTCCTCTGCTAAAGCCCGTTACTTCAACCATCATTGTGCTTGAATCGATAAACGTATTTAATGACTTTGTTAATCCGCTTTACTTCTTCCCAGGTTCCTCCAACGCGACGGTGCAATTGACGCTGTACAACTTCATGAGCCGGTTCACGACATCGTGGAATTTGTTATTTGCCGATATTGTTCTGATCTCTATTCCGATGCTCATTCTGTTCATTTTCTTCAACAAAAAAATTGTAGCCGGCATGACAGCGGGGGCTATTAAGGGATAA
- a CDS encoding extracellular solute-binding protein: protein MKRTTGQTLAFVTSVMMILLLLAGCGSSNNTPSATKNNTGAANGKTDTTSEPAAKTTLTLMVGNSGTTLEALKAVATEAEKKLNIAIEYDIKPDGTEGDNLVKTRLATGDMSDLLVYNTGSLLKAVNPVDNFLDLTNESFMADVLDSFKTVVTVDGKVYGAPVGSSSAGAILYNKKVYGELGLTVPQTWTEFMANNEKIKAAGKTAVIASYKDTWTSQLFVLGDYYNLQAQVPNFADDYTNNKAKYATTPAALRSFEKTEEPFKAGYMNKDFLATTYDVALKMLADGTGVHYPMLTSALDSILQNSPDKINDIGVFPIPSDSADVNGLTVWMPSGLYINKNSKKVEAAKKFAEYFVSKEGQDIFASKVKAAGPNVIKGIELPDDAYEGVKEMQKYFDEGKTAPALEFVSPVKGPNLENLTVAVGSGITSAQKGAEDYDKDVLKQAQQLNLPGW from the coding sequence ATGAAACGAACGACTGGCCAAACACTCGCATTTGTGACAAGCGTGATGATGATTTTGCTGCTGCTCGCTGGATGCGGCAGCAGCAACAACACCCCCTCTGCGACGAAGAACAACACCGGCGCTGCGAACGGGAAAACGGACACGACAAGCGAACCTGCAGCGAAAACGACCTTAACGCTGATGGTAGGCAATTCAGGCACAACGCTCGAAGCGCTCAAGGCTGTTGCCACTGAAGCGGAGAAAAAGCTGAATATCGCCATTGAGTATGACATCAAACCGGATGGCACGGAAGGCGACAACCTGGTCAAGACGCGCCTAGCAACAGGAGATATGTCCGACCTTCTTGTTTATAATACGGGCTCGCTGCTGAAGGCAGTTAATCCGGTGGATAACTTTCTCGACCTGACGAATGAATCGTTTATGGCGGACGTGCTTGATTCCTTCAAAACGGTAGTTACGGTCGATGGCAAGGTGTACGGTGCGCCCGTCGGATCAAGCTCCGCAGGTGCGATACTTTACAACAAGAAGGTGTACGGTGAGCTCGGATTAACCGTCCCGCAAACATGGACCGAATTCATGGCGAACAATGAGAAGATCAAAGCTGCGGGCAAAACCGCTGTTATCGCGTCCTACAAGGATACTTGGACGTCCCAGCTGTTTGTTCTAGGTGATTACTACAACCTGCAGGCGCAGGTTCCGAATTTCGCAGACGATTACACGAACAACAAGGCGAAGTACGCAACGACACCAGCTGCACTGCGCAGCTTCGAAAAGACGGAGGAACCGTTTAAAGCAGGCTACATGAATAAGGACTTCCTAGCTACAACGTATGACGTTGCTTTGAAAATGCTTGCCGATGGCACAGGTGTACACTATCCGATGCTGACTAGCGCACTTGATTCCATTTTGCAAAATAGCCCGGACAAGATCAATGACATCGGCGTTTTCCCAATCCCGAGCGACAGCGCAGATGTCAACGGACTGACGGTATGGATGCCGAGCGGTCTGTACATCAACAAGAACAGCAAGAAAGTAGAAGCCGCCAAGAAGTTCGCGGAATATTTCGTATCTAAGGAAGGCCAAGACATATTTGCCTCCAAAGTCAAGGCGGCTGGCCCCAATGTGATTAAAGGAATTGAGCTCCCTGACGATGCTTACGAGGGTGTCAAAGAAATGCAGAAATACTTCGATGAAGGCAAGACGGCACCTGCGCTGGAGTTCGTATCGCCGGTCAAAGGCCCGAACCTTGAGAACCTCACTGTCGCTGTTGGCAGCGGCATCACCTCCGCGCAGAAGGGCGCCGAGGATTATGACAAAGACGTACTGAAACAAGCGCAGCAGTTAAATCTACCGGGCTGGTAG
- a CDS encoding Gfo/Idh/MocA family oxidoreductase: protein MTAWRLGYRYDLGISLSNSEDERKLNMAVKIGIVGMNGIGNNHANCYKEDELADVVAVCDVIKERADAAAEKHGVKAYYTLKDMIENEPDIQVIDVTTGGIDNGSWHFEPAMEAMSYGKHVLVEKPLCNDVREGREMVAFAEKQKVYLGCNLNHYFTPPAEKAKQYMESGEVGELIYCLAKMGFNGGELNYALASSDKVKGHPYFHMRAFLTHPFSVMRHFCGDITHIQTFSDRPGFRRSAGDVMVSINSIHMKFANGAVGYLLSQRGDAVYGLGGWWSLEVGGSKGTFTIENCVEKVSFWKAEKGIPAISVPIEPEVTDFGTNDFNRTFNHRLHAFLEDVDNKVSPDALRASGRDALAVLEYVHAVQESYERGGEVVRPQPLPPLHGDPFYLK, encoded by the coding sequence ATGACGGCTTGGCGATTAGGCTATCGATATGATCTAGGAATTTCATTATCCAATTCAGAGGACGAAAGGAAGTTGAATATGGCGGTCAAAATCGGAATTGTAGGCATGAACGGGATCGGCAACAACCATGCGAACTGTTACAAGGAGGATGAACTGGCTGATGTCGTAGCGGTATGCGATGTCATTAAGGAGCGCGCCGACGCAGCTGCGGAGAAACACGGTGTAAAGGCGTACTATACGCTTAAGGACATGATCGAGAACGAGCCTGATATTCAGGTGATCGATGTGACGACAGGCGGCATTGACAACGGCAGCTGGCATTTTGAACCGGCGATGGAAGCGATGTCTTACGGAAAGCACGTGCTCGTGGAGAAGCCGCTGTGCAACGATGTGCGTGAAGGCCGCGAGATGGTGGCATTTGCTGAGAAGCAGAAGGTGTATCTAGGCTGCAATTTGAACCATTACTTTACGCCGCCGGCGGAGAAGGCGAAGCAATATATGGAGAGCGGAGAGGTGGGCGAATTAATTTATTGTCTGGCAAAAATGGGCTTCAACGGCGGCGAGCTCAACTATGCGCTTGCCAGCTCGGATAAAGTGAAAGGCCACCCTTACTTCCATATGCGGGCGTTCCTGACCCACCCATTCAGTGTTATGCGCCATTTCTGCGGCGATATTACGCACATCCAGACGTTCTCCGACCGTCCAGGCTTCCGCCGGAGCGCAGGCGATGTTATGGTGTCCATCAACAGTATCCATATGAAGTTCGCAAACGGTGCAGTTGGCTATTTATTGAGTCAGCGCGGCGATGCGGTCTACGGACTAGGCGGCTGGTGGAGTCTTGAGGTTGGGGGCTCGAAGGGGACATTCACCATTGAGAACTGCGTCGAGAAAGTGTCGTTCTGGAAAGCGGAAAAGGGCATTCCAGCGATCAGCGTTCCGATTGAGCCTGAAGTGACGGATTTCGGAACAAATGATTTCAACCGGACTTTCAACCATCGTCTGCATGCATTTCTGGAGGATGTTGACAACAAGGTATCTCCGGATGCGCTGCGCGCCAGCGGACGCGATGCACTTGCTGTGCTGGAGTATGTGCATGCAGTACAGGAATCGTATGAACGTGGGGGAGAAGTCGTTCGTCCTCAGCCACTGCCGCCGCTGCACGGTGATCCGTTTTATCTGAAATAA